A genomic window from Microbacterium sp. ET2 includes:
- a CDS encoding Ig-like domain-containing protein: MAARRARPAHAARPRAARMPRRGPLLALVAGGVAVATVVVASIVWPGLDAQETPPVDTSVWALQTGEGTRYARVNTSILELDTVRTVSDPSQVAQSRAGTFLFTGSNSRVTRVDEALPVDLDDEALRESPSTPEGTVEVVTAGDFVVYRTESGVLYTGTLAEGGSVSRLEPFPSDDEDAPSYAAEAVALDDRGILLSFSESDGSVLTYDIGASDVRSRDAVSIDDLADPAITGAGDTWVLVDREDGSYLVEGTDAARPAPVTGAVVASSPDPGGEAVYLASDTGLARIPVDGGDPEPVVGDTTLLGTPAQPLVQDGVVHAAWLAEGDLGGQLWTSERGTLSPLDYAGQELSDQRRPVFTSNGDTVILNETRTGWVWTVPEGRLVPSSQRWSLDDEVVSDAQPSEEQLSVVIDPKAPIAEPDAFGVRPGALVGLPVLLNDHDPNEDVLSVEPASVTGLDPGFGTVSITDDGQRLAVRVAPGASGAASFSYAVTDGTAPGGLVSSPTTVTLLVAGDEQNGAPVWCGVERCLAEWPSPEVARGGTVTVPVMTGWVDPDGDPMLLLSAENASGVGKVAATPAGDVVYQHADDGSGAEQLIEIVVSVADTRGAVAVKSLVIRVSPKPTLSMQSFAVVDIVGATTTVDVGPHVTGTAGTVRLDAVRVLDDARATATIVGGSTSFDFRAEEAGTYRVDVTVTDGTTQENGTVRVTALAADAPTELATAPVVAFVRPQQDATLDILAAVSNPTRRVLLLSDVQAQPDPGASLSFDTLSQNFLRVSGSTTDGSPGRLGTITYTVTDGTENQGSSVEGQATVYLLPPAPELAPIAVDDTVVVRAGTQIDIPVLENDVAPAGGRPTLNPATVTSSSASALAFGSGDVLRYLAPDEPGEYAVDYDVYTTGAPSLSDQARVRVQVLPDDENRAPAPDTVEGRVLSGQSTRIEFDGYGVDPDGDTVSLDRIIAQPESGVATISADGDAIVYTSVSGFSGQVTFPYRVVDEFGQSGEGVARVGVLDSDANPSPVTFTDYVQVQAGAESSIRVNPLSNDSDPTMGELTVDDVRPDVPETLDDGSENPEFARLDGRIRSVDDSQVVIAAGTEPGTMSFLYDVSSSSGNTGRGLIVVTVVRESVPDFPVVEDTVLTAETREDFIDGVDVLSGNVSWSGGDIGDLELDLWGEPDDVLVRGSEIAGPLPDTTRVIPFAVSGEGASGEVTSYGFLRVPGDADLSLALRSSARPVEVPELASATFDMNDLVALPRTAELEVGDDVRASGARGEAVCTAVGEGQIRYDAGAGAPWTDACQVPVRVAGTEDFTYLAVPILVEAQDPQPELRPGALTVGPGETATFDLRNMTTWQLREDWDGIAYALSYPGGAFEVALEGSIVTVTGTDAAVPGREEVVGVSATSHPNTAPSRLILRVGQAPSTLPQGGSVTQQCSQAGGSSCTMTVIGGAGEINPLPRTPLEVVDVRPTGACAGVSFQVSSPRTVTASWAPDAPGATCSATFSVVDAQGRRTAGERDGRLLLDLQGFPRPPAALVQTAFGNETVTLRVDPGDARLAYPGLSGFRIRYAGQVVAECGPAGTCPPISAPNGERRAYEAVAVNAVGESRGAVRTDAWAYDAPPAPGRVQWVPLQTRGEGGYIGLRIEGIDPSRTGSLEITSPTGDRSVVNVGSRDTTVDVRSYRVGSNAPTPVTVTPYSRFDRPPGLGGGGVNAGASVTVNANGVGAPLNPALDLDSVSDGEGTSTVTARASAGPNGAGSTLRFGIVPEGDRCVPADNGATASFPGVEDGEEYEFEMCVESVYRGEVYGTATATATVRAAQSAAAPTGYTFVVDGRPDVSGNRADWVIRDQPTSNEEVPNRNEVRFSGLPSGVFGQDPRVRVWYEHRFWGTRSAEATVTPRDGSAPWQMTASWRATSCVGGSTLTLVGDSSTGPGGNGAAVTFSPANLRYFDEEGNVLPHTADSFAVPQGAVRVSGITVTVDWSARGRGLQNVTEQFEATCQPGTGAPPTQP, from the coding sequence ATGGCGGCGAGGCGGGCCCGGCCCGCGCACGCCGCGCGCCCCCGCGCGGCGCGGATGCCCCGCCGTGGTCCTCTCCTCGCCCTCGTCGCCGGCGGTGTCGCCGTGGCGACGGTCGTGGTGGCGAGCATCGTCTGGCCGGGGCTCGACGCGCAGGAGACCCCGCCGGTGGACACGTCGGTCTGGGCGCTGCAGACCGGCGAGGGCACGCGGTACGCCCGGGTGAACACCTCGATCCTCGAACTCGACACCGTCCGCACCGTCTCCGACCCGAGCCAGGTGGCGCAGTCCCGCGCCGGCACGTTCCTCTTCACCGGCAGCAACAGCCGGGTGACCCGCGTCGATGAGGCCCTCCCCGTCGACCTGGACGACGAAGCCCTCCGCGAGTCGCCGAGCACCCCCGAGGGCACCGTCGAGGTCGTCACCGCGGGCGACTTCGTGGTCTACCGGACCGAGTCGGGTGTGCTCTACACCGGCACGCTCGCCGAGGGCGGCTCCGTCTCGCGACTCGAGCCGTTCCCATCGGACGACGAGGACGCCCCCTCGTACGCCGCCGAGGCCGTCGCCCTCGATGACCGCGGCATCCTCCTGAGCTTCTCCGAGAGCGATGGGTCGGTCCTCACCTACGACATCGGGGCGTCCGACGTGCGCTCCCGCGATGCGGTGTCGATCGACGACCTCGCCGATCCCGCGATCACCGGTGCCGGCGACACGTGGGTGCTGGTCGATCGAGAGGACGGGTCGTACCTGGTGGAGGGGACGGATGCCGCGCGGCCCGCGCCCGTCACGGGAGCCGTGGTCGCAAGCTCCCCCGACCCCGGCGGGGAGGCGGTCTACCTCGCCTCCGACACCGGCCTCGCGCGCATCCCCGTCGACGGCGGTGATCCCGAACCGGTGGTCGGCGACACCACGCTCCTCGGAACCCCGGCGCAGCCGCTCGTGCAGGACGGGGTCGTCCACGCGGCGTGGCTGGCGGAGGGGGATCTCGGGGGACAGCTGTGGACCTCCGAGCGCGGCACGCTCAGCCCCCTCGATTACGCGGGGCAGGAGCTCTCGGACCAGCGGCGTCCGGTCTTCACCTCCAACGGCGACACGGTCATCCTCAACGAGACGCGCACGGGCTGGGTCTGGACCGTCCCCGAAGGGCGTCTGGTCCCCTCCAGTCAGCGGTGGAGCCTCGACGACGAAGTCGTCTCCGACGCACAGCCGAGCGAGGAGCAGCTGAGCGTCGTGATCGACCCGAAGGCGCCGATCGCCGAACCCGACGCATTCGGCGTGCGCCCCGGAGCTCTGGTGGGCCTTCCCGTGCTGTTGAACGATCACGACCCGAACGAGGATGTCCTCAGCGTCGAGCCCGCGTCGGTGACCGGGCTCGACCCCGGCTTCGGCACGGTCTCGATCACCGACGACGGCCAGCGCCTCGCCGTCCGCGTCGCTCCGGGTGCCAGCGGAGCCGCCAGCTTCTCCTACGCCGTCACCGACGGCACCGCCCCCGGCGGTCTGGTGTCGAGCCCCACGACAGTCACGCTGCTGGTGGCCGGGGACGAACAGAACGGCGCGCCGGTCTGGTGCGGCGTGGAGCGCTGCCTCGCCGAGTGGCCGAGCCCCGAGGTGGCTCGGGGCGGCACGGTGACGGTGCCGGTGATGACGGGCTGGGTCGACCCCGACGGTGACCCGATGCTGCTACTGTCCGCCGAGAACGCTTCGGGGGTCGGCAAGGTCGCCGCGACCCCCGCGGGCGACGTCGTCTACCAGCACGCGGACGACGGCAGCGGCGCTGAGCAGCTCATCGAGATCGTCGTGTCGGTGGCCGACACCCGGGGCGCGGTAGCGGTGAAGTCGCTGGTCATCCGGGTGTCGCCGAAGCCGACGCTGTCGATGCAGTCCTTCGCCGTCGTCGACATCGTCGGGGCGACCACCACCGTCGACGTCGGCCCGCACGTCACCGGCACCGCCGGAACCGTGCGCCTGGACGCGGTCCGCGTGCTCGATGACGCCCGCGCGACCGCGACGATCGTGGGCGGCTCGACCTCGTTCGACTTCCGCGCCGAGGAGGCCGGCACCTACCGCGTCGATGTGACCGTCACCGACGGCACGACGCAGGAGAACGGCACCGTCCGCGTCACCGCGTTGGCCGCCGACGCCCCGACCGAGCTCGCCACCGCACCGGTGGTCGCCTTCGTCCGCCCGCAGCAGGACGCCACGCTCGACATCCTCGCCGCGGTGTCGAATCCCACCCGGCGCGTCCTCCTCCTCAGCGACGTGCAGGCCCAGCCCGATCCCGGGGCATCGCTGTCGTTCGACACGCTGTCGCAGAACTTCCTGCGCGTGTCGGGGTCGACCACCGACGGCTCGCCGGGGCGGCTCGGCACGATCACCTACACCGTCACCGACGGCACGGAGAACCAGGGCTCCTCGGTGGAGGGTCAGGCCACCGTCTATCTCCTGCCGCCCGCGCCCGAACTCGCCCCCATCGCGGTGGACGACACCGTCGTGGTGCGCGCCGGGACGCAGATCGACATCCCCGTTCTGGAGAACGACGTCGCCCCCGCCGGTGGACGCCCCACCCTCAACCCGGCGACGGTGACCTCGTCCTCCGCTTCGGCCCTGGCTTTCGGCTCGGGTGACGTGCTGCGCTACCTCGCCCCCGACGAGCCCGGCGAGTACGCCGTGGACTACGACGTCTACACCACCGGCGCACCGTCTCTGTCGGATCAGGCGCGCGTGAGGGTGCAGGTGCTGCCCGACGACGAGAACCGCGCTCCCGCGCCCGACACCGTGGAGGGCCGCGTGCTCAGCGGTCAGTCGACGCGGATCGAGTTCGACGGCTACGGCGTCGACCCTGACGGCGACACGGTGTCGCTCGACCGCATCATCGCCCAGCCCGAGTCGGGGGTCGCCACCATCTCGGCCGACGGGGACGCGATCGTGTACACCAGCGTGTCGGGCTTCAGCGGCCAGGTGACCTTCCCGTACCGCGTGGTCGACGAGTTCGGTCAGAGCGGCGAGGGCGTCGCTCGGGTCGGCGTGCTCGACAGCGACGCCAACCCGAGCCCGGTGACCTTCACCGATTATGTGCAGGTGCAGGCGGGCGCCGAGAGCTCGATCCGGGTCAACCCGCTTTCCAACGACAGCGATCCGACGATGGGGGAGCTGACGGTCGACGACGTGCGTCCCGACGTTCCCGAGACCCTCGACGACGGCTCGGAGAACCCCGAGTTCGCCCGTCTCGACGGGCGCATCCGCTCCGTCGACGACAGCCAGGTCGTGATCGCGGCGGGAACCGAGCCCGGCACGATGTCGTTCCTCTACGACGTCTCGTCGAGCTCGGGCAACACCGGTCGCGGGCTCATCGTCGTCACCGTCGTGCGCGAGAGCGTTCCCGACTTCCCGGTCGTCGAGGACACCGTTCTGACCGCGGAGACCCGCGAGGACTTCATCGACGGGGTCGACGTGCTCTCGGGGAACGTCTCGTGGTCGGGTGGCGACATCGGCGACCTCGAGCTCGATCTGTGGGGCGAACCCGACGATGTCCTCGTGCGCGGTTCGGAGATCGCCGGCCCCCTTCCCGACACCACCCGCGTCATCCCGTTCGCGGTCAGCGGTGAGGGAGCTTCCGGAGAGGTGACCAGCTACGGCTTCCTCCGGGTCCCGGGCGACGCCGATCTGTCGCTGGCGCTGCGGTCGTCAGCCCGTCCCGTCGAGGTGCCCGAGCTCGCCTCCGCGACCTTCGACATGAACGACCTCGTCGCGCTCCCGCGGACGGCCGAGCTCGAGGTCGGCGACGACGTCCGGGCCTCCGGTGCGCGCGGCGAGGCGGTCTGCACAGCCGTCGGCGAGGGGCAGATCCGGTACGACGCCGGGGCGGGTGCACCGTGGACCGACGCCTGCCAGGTGCCGGTGCGAGTGGCCGGCACCGAGGACTTCACCTATCTGGCCGTGCCGATCCTCGTCGAGGCGCAGGACCCGCAGCCGGAGCTGCGACCCGGAGCCCTCACCGTCGGACCGGGCGAGACCGCCACCTTCGACCTGCGGAACATGACCACCTGGCAGCTCCGGGAGGACTGGGACGGCATCGCGTACGCCCTGTCGTACCCGGGCGGCGCGTTCGAGGTGGCGCTCGAGGGCTCGATCGTCACCGTGACGGGCACCGACGCCGCCGTCCCCGGCCGCGAGGAGGTCGTCGGGGTCTCGGCGACGAGTCACCCGAACACCGCGCCGTCGCGGCTCATCCTCCGTGTGGGTCAGGCGCCGTCGACTCTTCCGCAGGGCGGGTCGGTGACACAGCAGTGCTCGCAGGCGGGCGGGTCGTCGTGCACCATGACGGTCATCGGCGGGGCCGGAGAGATCAACCCGCTGCCGCGAACGCCCCTCGAGGTCGTCGACGTCCGCCCGACGGGCGCGTGCGCGGGGGTGAGCTTCCAGGTGTCCTCGCCGCGCACGGTGACGGCGTCGTGGGCGCCGGATGCTCCGGGGGCGACCTGTTCGGCGACGTTCTCGGTCGTGGATGCGCAGGGCCGGCGCACAGCGGGCGAGCGCGACGGGCGCCTGCTGCTCGACCTCCAGGGCTTCCCCCGTCCGCCGGCGGCGCTCGTGCAGACCGCGTTCGGCAACGAGACCGTCACGCTCCGGGTCGACCCGGGCGACGCGCGATTGGCCTACCCCGGGCTGAGCGGCTTCCGCATCCGCTACGCGGGCCAGGTGGTCGCCGAATGCGGTCCTGCCGGAACGTGCCCGCCCATCTCGGCACCGAACGGCGAGCGGCGCGCGTACGAGGCGGTCGCGGTCAACGCCGTCGGCGAGTCGCGCGGAGCGGTGCGCACCGATGCCTGGGCCTACGACGCGCCGCCCGCGCCGGGCCGCGTGCAGTGGGTGCCGCTGCAGACCCGCGGCGAGGGAGGCTACATCGGCCTGCGGATCGAGGGGATCGACCCCTCCCGCACGGGGTCGCTCGAGATCACCAGCCCCACCGGCGATCGGTCGGTGGTCAACGTCGGCAGCCGCGACACCACGGTCGACGTCCGCTCCTACCGCGTGGGCTCCAACGCGCCCACGCCCGTGACGGTGACGCCGTATTCGCGCTTCGACCGGCCTCCCGGCCTCGGAGGCGGCGGTGTGAATGCCGGCGCCTCGGTCACCGTCAACGCGAACGGCGTCGGCGCTCCTCTCAATCCCGCCCTCGACCTCGACTCCGTCTCCGACGGGGAGGGCACCTCGACGGTCACCGCGCGCGCGAGCGCAGGGCCGAACGGTGCGGGCTCCACGCTGCGTTTCGGCATCGTCCCGGAGGGCGACCGCTGCGTGCCCGCCGACAACGGTGCCACCGCCAGCTTCCCGGGCGTGGAGGACGGCGAAGAGTACGAATTCGAGATGTGCGTCGAATCGGTCTACCGGGGCGAGGTCTACGGCACCGCGACGGCGACCGCGACGGTGCGCGCCGCCCAGTCGGCCGCGGCGCCGACGGGATACACCTTCGTCGTCGACGGCCGGCCCGACGTCTCCGGCAACCGGGCGGACTGGGTCATCCGCGATCAGCCGACCTCGAACGAGGAAGTCCCGAACCGCAACGAGGTGCGCTTCTCCGGCCTCCCCTCGGGCGTCTTCGGACAGGACCCCCGCGTCCGCGTCTGGTACGAGCACCGGTTCTGGGGGACGCGTTCGGCCGAGGCGACGGTGACCCCGCGCGATGGGAGCGCGCCGTGGCAGATGACCGCGTCCTGGCGGGCGACCTCCTGCGTCGGCGGGAGCACCCTCACGCTCGTGGGCGATTCGTCGACCGGCCCCGGCGGCAACGGGGCGGCCGTCACCTTCAGCCCGGCGAACCTGCGGTACTTCGACGAGGAGGGGAACGTCCTCCCGCACACCGCCGACTCCTTCGCCGTGCCGCAGGGCGCCGTGCGGGTCTCCGGGATCACCGTGACCGTCGACTGGTCGGCTCGCGGGCGGGGGCTGCAGAACGTCACCGAGCAGTTCGAGGCGACCTGCCAGCCCGGCACCGGCGCCCCGCCGACCCAACCCTGA
- a CDS encoding AAA family ATPase — protein sequence MTITQEQATWFAQTFSQLADNVERAVLGKRRVVELVLTAMLSDGHVLLEDVPGTGKTSLARAMAQSVQGTNTRIQFTPDLLPGDITGISVYDQKSGTFEFHAGPIFANIVLADEINRASPKTQAALLEVMEEGRVTVDGVSRQVGVPFLVLATQNPVEQAGTYRLPEAQLDRFLMRTSLGYPDHAATVRILDGAAVATSDLPAVITPQALVGMADLAANVYVDALVLDYIARLVDGTRSADEVRLGVSIRGALALTRAARTRAASQGRTYATPDDVKALAVAVLSHRLILQPEAEFDGVTPEAVVGQVLLDVAPPTRREATV from the coding sequence ATGACCATCACGCAGGAGCAGGCGACCTGGTTCGCGCAGACCTTCAGCCAGCTCGCCGACAACGTCGAGCGCGCGGTGCTCGGCAAGCGCCGCGTCGTCGAACTGGTCCTGACGGCGATGCTCAGCGACGGTCACGTGCTCCTCGAAGACGTCCCCGGCACCGGGAAGACCTCGCTCGCCCGGGCGATGGCGCAGTCGGTGCAGGGCACCAACACCCGCATCCAGTTCACCCCCGACCTCCTCCCGGGCGACATCACCGGCATCTCGGTCTACGACCAGAAGAGCGGCACCTTCGAGTTCCATGCCGGCCCGATCTTCGCCAACATCGTCCTCGCCGACGAGATCAACCGGGCGAGCCCCAAGACCCAGGCGGCGCTCCTGGAGGTCATGGAGGAGGGCCGGGTCACGGTCGACGGCGTGAGTCGCCAGGTGGGCGTGCCGTTCCTCGTGCTCGCCACGCAGAACCCCGTCGAGCAGGCGGGCACCTATCGGCTCCCCGAGGCGCAGCTCGACCGCTTCCTGATGCGGACCTCGCTCGGTTACCCCGACCACGCCGCGACCGTGCGCATCCTCGACGGCGCCGCCGTCGCCACGTCCGATCTGCCGGCGGTCATCACCCCGCAGGCCCTCGTGGGTATGGCCGATCTCGCGGCGAACGTCTACGTCGATGCGCTCGTCCTGGACTACATCGCGCGCCTGGTCGACGGCACCCGCTCGGCCGACGAGGTGCGGCTCGGCGTCAGCATCCGCGGCGCCCTCGCCCTCACCCGCGCGGCCCGGACCCGCGCCGCCTCGCAGGGACGCACCTATGCCACCCCCGACGACGTCAAGGCTCTCGCCGTCGCGGTCCTCTCGCACCGCCTCATTCTTCAGCCCGAGGCGGAGTTCGACGGCGTGACCCCCGAGGCCGTCGTGGGCCAGGTGCTGCTGGATGTCGCGCCCCCGACCCGTCGCGAAGCAACCGTCTGA
- a CDS encoding DUF58 domain-containing protein, giving the protein MTRTSRTGGRTGAGVHTLHSTVQGTGLQSTTQLAPGGRSGRIVRAAVAVTAAARAVGDASRVTASWAARTIRPAGALVALAATVGLVIGIVFGWTEWVVAGGISLVLVVLSIPFLFGARAYDVDLALTHERVVAGQGILGEITVRNDSRRIALPGRIDIPVGRGLVEFGVPLLRPGHTVAQPLDIPSLRRGIVPVGPATTVRSDPLGLLRREHSFEDVHEVFVHPRTVALPSTSAGLVRDLEGSPTRRLVDADMSFHAIREYASGDSRRHIHWKSTAKTGRLMVRQYEETRRSRMAVVLGVAENEYLDDDEFELAVSTAASLGLRAVRDARDLDIVVGSEIPRVVRGRLRAIRHLPTISPRAMLDGFSGVERLESTMPIVDVCRLTAEANERLSVAFLVVGSTVTLPRLQQAALTFPADTAVAAVICDERAHPRMRVLTGLSVLTVGTLDDLSGLLVRGAAS; this is encoded by the coding sequence GTGACCCGAACCTCCCGCACCGGGGGGCGGACGGGCGCGGGCGTGCACACCCTGCACAGCACGGTGCAGGGGACGGGGCTGCAGAGCACCACGCAACTGGCGCCGGGAGGGCGTTCGGGCCGGATCGTCCGCGCGGCGGTCGCCGTCACCGCTGCGGCGCGGGCCGTGGGCGACGCGTCGCGGGTCACCGCGTCGTGGGCGGCGCGCACGATCCGTCCCGCGGGGGCTCTCGTCGCCCTCGCCGCCACGGTGGGCCTGGTGATCGGCATCGTGTTCGGCTGGACGGAGTGGGTGGTCGCCGGGGGCATCTCGCTGGTCCTGGTCGTCCTCAGCATCCCGTTCCTCTTCGGTGCCCGTGCCTACGACGTCGACCTCGCCCTCACCCACGAGCGGGTGGTGGCCGGGCAGGGGATCCTGGGCGAGATCACCGTCCGCAACGACAGCCGGAGGATCGCCCTCCCCGGGCGTATCGACATCCCCGTCGGACGCGGGCTCGTCGAGTTCGGCGTGCCGCTCCTGCGCCCCGGCCACACCGTCGCCCAGCCGCTGGACATCCCCTCGCTGCGCCGCGGCATCGTGCCCGTGGGGCCGGCGACGACGGTGCGGTCAGACCCCCTCGGGCTCCTCAGGCGCGAGCACAGCTTCGAGGACGTGCACGAGGTGTTCGTCCACCCCCGCACCGTCGCCCTGCCCTCGACGAGCGCGGGGCTGGTGCGCGACCTGGAGGGAAGCCCCACCCGGCGCCTCGTCGACGCGGACATGTCGTTCCACGCCATCCGCGAGTACGCGAGCGGCGATTCGCGCCGGCACATCCACTGGAAGTCCACCGCCAAGACCGGCCGGCTCATGGTACGTCAGTACGAAGAGACGCGCCGCTCGCGCATGGCGGTCGTGCTCGGCGTCGCCGAGAACGAGTACCTCGACGACGATGAGTTCGAGCTCGCCGTCAGCACCGCCGCCTCGCTCGGCCTCCGAGCCGTGCGCGACGCCCGGGACCTCGACATCGTGGTGGGGTCGGAGATCCCGCGCGTCGTGCGAGGGCGGCTCCGCGCCATCCGCCACCTGCCGACCATCTCGCCGCGCGCGATGCTCGACGGCTTCAGCGGGGTCGAGCGGCTCGAGAGCACCATGCCGATCGTCGACGTCTGCCGGCTGACGGCCGAGGCGAACGAGCGGCTGTCGGTGGCCTTTCTCGTCGTCGGGTCGACCGTGACCCTGCCGCGCCTGCAGCAGGCGGCCCTGACCTTCCCCGCCGACACCGCCGTCGCCGCGGTGATCTGCGACGAGCGGGCGCACCCGCGCATGCGGGTGCTCACGGGTCTGAGCGTCCTCACCGTCGGCACCCTCGACGACCTCTCCGGCCTCCTGGTGCGCGGAGCGGCCTCGTGA
- a CDS encoding DUF3488 and transglutaminase-like domain-containing protein has protein sequence MSRVAEAPERALDASTDRRSDLPRLVAGGVFTLLMVLIAAVAAWPVYRSGSFVVLVAVAASLAAAIVVLAHLRRWSGWLVAALLAGVFVVVGVPVAVPSRLTGPGEFLRGLAELGAGAVVGWKDLVTVELPVGSYRNLLVPALVVFLAGTAAALRLSWREDRLAFAAVPVGLAMTGFGLLFGQAVVSPPLVIGPLTLAAPVETAVGALAVLTGVLWMAWRSHDERSRALQRAALSSGVRITRRPSRTERRRTLLGAGMIVVAIVVGAGVVPLLAPAGSRDVLRSAAGPDLDLSREVSPLAEYRALFVDDRAGDVLFTVTTEGERGPDRVRLATLDTYDGEVFRSGADAASRFVRLPSALDAGDGTPTTAGIEIGAWEGIWMPTLGRVASVRFDGDRADALTDRFYYNADLAAAVQTADGGLAPGDRYTIEGVEPALPALSSLTAPGAPNDAAPAAPENLSRWVQRHAAGEGGAALEGLVSLLRERGYLSHALEVGDQTPLWMSDLPDYRFQPSAAGHSLARVDDMFDALLERESDPRAAETGNYVAAIGDDEQFAVAVALIAREVGFPSRVVVGARLASADTGVSVCEAGACRAQDVSAWTEVQGGDGRWVPVDVTPQYAQSPSLEVTEQRDPENVTEVLPDPVEEVVPPDPTQEDSARDDTEDDQAGLDLAWLWPILRITGLVLLILLVVLGPFLSVVLAKSLRRRGRRRRGDAPTRVASGWDEYVDAAIDAGRDAPASLTRTEFATAVDSPAGRTLAAAADRAVFSRSDVSEAEAREFWRGVDAERRRLRRERGFWRGLAATVSLRSFIRHLSPGGDSPRTVERGKRRGVLPARATT, from the coding sequence GTGAGCCGGGTCGCCGAGGCGCCCGAGCGCGCCCTCGATGCGTCGACCGACCGGCGCAGCGACCTCCCGCGCCTGGTCGCGGGGGGTGTGTTCACCCTTCTCATGGTGCTCATCGCCGCCGTGGCGGCGTGGCCGGTCTACCGGTCGGGGTCGTTCGTCGTCCTCGTCGCGGTCGCGGCCTCGCTCGCCGCCGCGATCGTGGTCCTCGCGCATCTGCGGCGGTGGAGCGGATGGCTCGTGGCCGCCCTCCTCGCGGGCGTCTTCGTCGTCGTGGGAGTTCCGGTCGCCGTCCCTTCGCGCCTGACCGGGCCGGGGGAGTTCCTCCGCGGGCTCGCCGAGCTCGGCGCCGGGGCGGTCGTGGGCTGGAAGGATCTCGTCACCGTCGAACTGCCGGTGGGGTCGTACCGCAACCTCCTCGTCCCCGCGCTCGTGGTCTTCCTCGCCGGCACGGCTGCCGCGCTCCGCCTGTCGTGGCGCGAAGACCGTCTCGCCTTCGCCGCGGTGCCCGTGGGCCTGGCGATGACCGGCTTCGGCCTGCTGTTCGGTCAGGCTGTCGTCAGCCCCCCGCTCGTCATCGGGCCGTTGACCCTCGCCGCCCCCGTCGAGACGGCGGTCGGAGCCCTCGCGGTGCTCACCGGCGTCCTGTGGATGGCCTGGCGGAGCCACGACGAGCGCTCCCGTGCCCTGCAGCGCGCCGCGCTCTCCAGCGGCGTCCGCATCACCCGACGCCCCTCGCGCACCGAACGCCGGCGCACCCTGCTCGGCGCCGGCATGATCGTCGTCGCCATCGTGGTCGGCGCGGGGGTCGTGCCGCTTCTCGCCCCGGCCGGGTCACGGGACGTGCTGCGCTCGGCGGCCGGGCCCGACCTCGATCTCTCGCGCGAGGTCAGCCCCCTCGCCGAATACCGCGCCCTGTTCGTCGATGACCGGGCAGGCGACGTGCTCTTCACCGTCACGACCGAGGGGGAGCGGGGGCCCGATCGCGTGCGACTGGCGACCCTCGACACCTATGACGGCGAGGTCTTCCGAAGCGGCGCCGACGCGGCTTCCCGATTCGTGCGGCTCCCCTCCGCCCTCGATGCGGGAGACGGTACGCCGACGACGGCCGGAATCGAGATCGGTGCGTGGGAGGGGATCTGGATGCCGACGCTCGGCCGGGTCGCCTCGGTGCGCTTCGACGGCGATCGGGCTGACGCCCTCACCGATCGGTTCTACTACAACGCCGATCTCGCCGCGGCGGTGCAGACCGCCGACGGCGGGCTCGCCCCGGGTGACCGGTACACCATCGAGGGCGTGGAGCCCGCGCTTCCCGCGCTGTCGAGCCTGACCGCTCCCGGCGCTCCGAACGACGCCGCCCCGGCCGCGCCGGAGAATCTCTCGCGATGGGTCCAGCGGCACGCCGCCGGTGAGGGCGGCGCGGCCCTCGAGGGCCTCGTGTCGCTGCTGCGCGAGCGCGGCTACCTCAGCCACGCGCTCGAGGTCGGCGACCAGACGCCGCTGTGGATGAGCGATCTGCCCGACTACCGGTTCCAGCCGAGTGCCGCCGGTCACTCACTCGCGCGCGTCGACGACATGTTCGACGCCCTCCTCGAGCGCGAGAGCGATCCGCGAGCCGCGGAGACGGGCAACTACGTCGCCGCGATCGGCGACGACGAGCAGTTCGCCGTCGCCGTCGCCCTGATCGCGCGGGAGGTCGGCTTCCCCTCGCGGGTCGTCGTCGGCGCGCGGCTGGCATCGGCCGACACGGGCGTGTCGGTGTGCGAGGCCGGCGCGTGCCGCGCGCAGGACGTCTCGGCCTGGACCGAGGTGCAGGGCGGCGACGGACGCTGGGTGCCCGTCGACGTGACCCCGCAGTACGCGCAGTCGCCGAGCCTCGAGGTCACCGAGCAGCGCGATCCCGAGAACGTCACCGAAGTGCTCCCCGACCCCGTCGAGGAGGTCGTGCCGCCCGACCCGACGCAGGAGGACTCGGCGCGCGATGACACCGAGGATGACCAGGCGGGTCTCGACCTCGCGTGGCTCTGGCCGATCCTGCGGATCACCGGCCTCGTGCTCCTCATCCTGCTGGTGGTCCTGGGGCCGTTCCTGTCGGTCGTCCTCGCGAAGTCCCTGCGCCGGCGGGGCCGGCGTCGCCGGGGCGACGCGCCGACGCGTGTGGCCTCGGGGTGGGACGAGTATGTCGACGCGGCGATCGACGCCGGCCGGGATGCACCTGCGTCCCTCACCCGCACGGAGTTCGCGACCGCCGTCGATTCGCCGGCGGGGCGGACGCTCGCCGCCGCCGCCGACCGCGCGGTCTTCTCCCGATCCGACGTCTCCGAGGCCGAGGCCCGCGAGTTCTGGCGGGGCGTGGACGCCGAGCGGCGGCGGCTCCGCCGTGAGCGTGGCTTCTGGCGAGGACTTGCGGCGACCGTATCGTTGAGATCGTTCATCCGACATCTGTCGCCTGGGGGCGACAGCCCGCGCACCGTCGAGAGGGGGAAGCGCCGGGGAGTCCTCCCTGCGCGCGCAACGACATGA